Sequence from the Mycobacterium florentinum genome:
CAATGCATTACGAGACGAATGTTCTCCGCAAGCTCTTGGAGGATCCTTGGAACGCGAAAGCGGGTGTGGAAATCAGCGCGACGTGCGGGCGATGGTAGCGCTGCCGAGTACTTCGTCGCCGGCCGAATCCGGGCGGTACAGCACGACGGTCTGGCCGCACGCCACCCCGCGCACCGGGACGCGCAACCGCACGCACAGCTCGTCGCCGACCAATTCGGCCACCGCACTCGCGGTTTCACCGTGGGCGCGCACCTGAACCTCGCACTCGATCGGGCCCCGCGGGGCGGCTCCGGCGGTGAAGACAGGATCCCGTCCCGTCAGCGCATGCACCTCGAGATCGGCGGCGCTGCCGACGTGCACCGTCGCGGTGTCGGCATCGATGGCCGTCACGTAGCGCGGCAGACCGTCCGGCCCGGGGCCGGCGATGCCCAAACCCTTGCGCTGCCCGATCGTGAAACCGTGCACCCCGTCGTGATTGGCCAGCACCGCGCCGTCGGAACCCACGACGTCGCCCGGGCGAACGGCGATGCGCTCCCCCAGAAAAGCGCGGGTGTCCCCCGACGGGATGAAGCAGATGTCGTGGCTGTCCGGTTTGTCCGCGACGGCCAGGCCGCGCCGAGCCGCCTCCGCGCGGATCTGCGGCTTGGGGGTGTCGCCGATCGGAAAAGCGGCGTGGCGCAACTGCTCCGCGGTCAGCACGGCCAGCACGTAGGACTGGTCCTTGTCATGGTCGACGGCCCGGCGCAGCCGGCCTTCCGACAGCCGGGCGTAGTGGCCGGTGACAACGGTGTCGAAACCCAGTGCCACCGCGCGCGCGGAAAGTGCGGCGAACTTGATCCGCTGATTGCAGCGCACGCACGGGTTGGGCGTCTCGCCGCGCGCGTAGGACGACACGAAATCGTCGATCACGTCTTCGGCGAACTTCTCCGCGAAATCCCAGACATAGAACGGGATTCCGAGCACATCGGCCACGCGGCGCGCGTCGGAGGCGTCTTCTTTCGAGCAGCAGCCCCGCGAGCCGGTGCGCAGCGTGCCGGGCGCCGACGACAACGCCAGATGCACGCCGACCACGTCGTGTCCGGCATCGACCATCCGAGCGGCGGCGACCGACGAATCGACGCCACCGCTCATCGCGGCAAGAACTTTCACCCGGATGCTCCCGCGGCGGCCAGCGCCGCCCGCCTGGCCCGATCCACCGCGGCGGGCAGCACCCGCAGCACCTCGTCCACATCGGCGTCGACACTGGTGTGCCCCAACGACAGCCGTAGCGATCCCCGCGCGGTGGCGGCGTCGGCGCCCATCGCGATCAGCACGTGCGAGGCCTGCGGGACGCCCGCGGTGCACGCCGACCCGGTCGAGCATTCGATTCCGTTGGCATCCAACAGCATCAGCAGCGCGTCGCCTTCGCAGCCGCGGAAGGTGAAGTGGGCATTGCCCGGAAGCCGCGACACGAATGACC
This genomic interval carries:
- the mnmA gene encoding tRNA 2-thiouridine(34) synthase MnmA, whose amino-acid sequence is MKVLAAMSGGVDSSVAAARMVDAGHDVVGVHLALSSAPGTLRTGSRGCCSKEDASDARRVADVLGIPFYVWDFAEKFAEDVIDDFVSSYARGETPNPCVRCNQRIKFAALSARAVALGFDTVVTGHYARLSEGRLRRAVDHDKDQSYVLAVLTAEQLRHAAFPIGDTPKPQIRAEAARRGLAVADKPDSHDICFIPSGDTRAFLGERIAVRPGDVVGSDGAVLANHDGVHGFTIGQRKGLGIAGPGPDGLPRYVTAIDADTATVHVGSAADLEVHALTGRDPVFTAGAAPRGPIECEVQVRAHGETASAVAELVGDELCVRLRVPVRGVACGQTVVLYRPDSAGDEVLGSATIARTSR